The Candidatus Polarisedimenticolaceae bacterium nucleotide sequence GCGAAGATCCCTTCGCCGCGGGCGAGCTCGAGCTGGGCCCGGGCCATGTCCTCGTCGGAAACGGCGACCGCCGTCCCTTGCGACTCGTAGAGCGCCTGCAGGATGAGCGCGTCGCCGTACGGCGACGGGACGCGAAGGCCGCTCGCATACGTGCGCGGCGATTCCCACGCCGCGGCCTTCTTCGCCCCCGCTTCGAACGCCTCGACGATCGGCGCGCACCGTTCCGCCTGCACGGACACCAGGCGCGGCCGACGCCCGCGCGGGACGAGTCCGAGCACCTCCATCTCCTCGAACGCCTTCCACATGCCCACGAGCCCCGTCCCGCCCCCCGTCGGGTAGACGACGACGTCGGGAAGGTCCCACCCGAACTGCTCGGCGAGCTCGTACCCGAGGGTCTTTTTCCCCTCCAGCCGGTACGGCTCCTTCAGGGTCGAGAGGTCGAAGTACTCCGCACCGTCGAGCGCGGCGCGCATCGCGCTCCCGCACGCCGAGAGGTCGCCGTCCACCAGGTGCACCGTCGCTCCGTGCGCGACGCACTCGAGCCGGAAGGGATCGGGCGTGTCGAGCGGGAGGAAGACCTCGACGGCGAGTCCCGCCGCCGCGCCGTAGGCCGCGGCGGCCCCGGCCGCGTTCCCCGCCGACGGCAGGGCCACGCGCCGGGCGCCCAATCGCCTCGCCATCGTGATCGCCGCCGCCATCCCTCGCGCCTTGAACGAGGCGGTGGGATTGAGCGCCTCGTCCTTCACGAAGACGCGCTCGAGCTGGAGGGCGCGTCCCACGAAACGGACGGGCGCGAGCGGCGTCATCCCCTCGCCGAGCGTCACGGGATCGTCGGCGCCCGGCAGCACCTCGGCGTAACGCCACATCGACGGAGCTCGCGAGGCGATCCGGTCGGGGGTGAGCACGCGAGCCGCCTCGTCGAGCCGGTATCGGGCCAGCAGGATCCCCCCGCAGCGGCAGAGGTTGCGGAGCTCCTCCACCCCGAACGCGGCGCGGCATCGGGAGCACTCCAGCCACTCGAGAGTCGAGACCGCGCCGACCTCCACGAAACCTCCCCTAGAATCCCGGCTTGAACCTTGCGGGGGCGGAAGCCAACTTAAGCCAGGAGCCGAAGACCGGGCAAGCGATGACCGACTGGAAACGGAAGATCCGGATCACCCGATTCGACCGCGTCGTCCTCGGCGCGGGGCTGCTGCTCGTCGCGGCCGCCGGCGGATTGCTCTGGCTTTCCCAGATGATGGTCGCTCCCCCGCGCGCGCGTCTGAAGGACTCGGTACGCCCCGTGATCGGGATCACCATGCGCGAGCGGGAACCGTCCGGGCTCGAGATCCGGCGGGTGGCCTCCCCCGCCCGCGAGGCGGGGCTTCGCGTCGGGGATCGCATCGTCCGCATCGACGACCTGAGAAACCCCACCATGCAGCAGCTCGTCGGGCACGTGCGCGAGGCGGAGGCGGGGCACCGGTTCGCGATCGAGGCGAGACGCCCCGCCGGCGACGGCGAGAGCCTCGTGCTCGTCGACCTTCTCGCGGACGTCCGCCCGGTGAGCCCCGCCGACGAGGACCTCCCGTACGAGAACGTCACCTTCGACGGGTTCGGCGGCCTGAAGCTGCGGGGCTGGTACATCCCCGCCCCGGCGGGATCCGGACGCTCCCCGGCGGTCGCGTACGGGCACGGGAACGCCGCCGACCGACGCCAGTGGCTCCCCGCGGCGGCGGAGGTGCACGAGGCCGGAATCGCCCAGCTCCTCTTCGATTTCGCGGGGCGCGGCGAAAGCGACGGCGAGGTGATCTCCCTCGGGGCGCACGAGTCGGCGGACCTGCGCGCCGCGCTCGACTGGCTTGCCAAACGTCCCGACGTCGACCCGCGGCGACTCGGACTCGCGGGGAAGAGCATGGGCGGCGTCGCCGCGATCCTCGCCGCCGCCGACGACCCTCGCGTGCGAGCCCTCGTTCTCGACAGCCCCTTCGCCGATCTGCGCCAGACGGTCGATCGAGCCCTCGAGGAGCGGCATCTTCCCGCGGCGATCGTCCGTCCGGTCGTGTTCAAGCTCGCGGGTTTCCGCGCCAACTACGACCCCGACACCGTGAGACCGGTCGAGGCGATCCGCCGGGTGAAGGCGCCGGCGCTGCTGCTGCACGGCACGGCGGACACCGTGATCCCCGCGTCGGACGCCGAGGCGATCCGCGCCGCCGCGGCCGGGCCGGTCACCTACCTCCCCCTCGAGGGGATCGACCACAACGACACGCGCCCTCCCGAGGTGTGGGATCGCGTGGCGGCCTACCTGAAGGGCTCGCTGGGGCGGTAACCGGGAACTTCCCGCGGCTTTTCCTGTCCTATCATCCCGAGGGAAGAAACGGAGGACTCCATGCGTTCCCCCGCCTTGATCGCGTGTGCACTCGCGGCGGTCGCCGCCGCCCACGCCCAGAACCTGCCCGACTCCACCTCGATCGACCGCACCGGCGTGTCGGTCACCGTCTACAACCAGAACCTCGGCCTCGTCCGGGAGACGCGCACCCTCAAGGTCGACCGCGCGGGGGTGTCGTTCCTGCGGTTCATGGACGTGCCGCAGCTGATCAACCCGCGGACGGTTCACCTGAAGTCGCTCACCGCCGGGGCCGACCTCGACATCCTCGAGCAGAACTACGAATACGATCTGATCTCCCCCGAAAAGCTCATGGAGAAATACGTCGGCCGCGAGGTCGAGGTCGTCGAGCAGGCCGAGGACCTCACCACGCGGGTGTCGAAGGGGACCCTCCTGTCGGTCAACGGCGGCCCGATCTACCGCATCGGCGACCGGATCGTCCTCGGACTGACCGGAAAGGTGACCCTCCCCGAGCTGCCGAAGGACCTCGTCGCCTCTCCCACCCTCGTGTGGACCGTGAACGCCGCGAAGGCCGGCGCGCGCACGGTGGAAGCGTCCTACCTGACCGACGGCCTCAACTGGGCGGCGGACTACGTCGCCGTCGTCGATGCCGACGACAAGCTCGCCGACCTCACCG carries:
- a CDS encoding threonine synthase, whose amino-acid sequence is MEVGAVSTLEWLECSRCRAAFGVEELRNLCRCGGILLARYRLDEAARVLTPDRIASRAPSMWRYAEVLPGADDPVTLGEGMTPLAPVRFVGRALQLERVFVKDEALNPTASFKARGMAAAITMARRLGARRVALPSAGNAAGAAAAYGAAAGLAVEVFLPLDTPDPFRLECVAHGATVHLVDGDLSACGSAMRAALDGAEYFDLSTLKEPYRLEGKKTLGYELAEQFGWDLPDVVVYPTGGGTGLVGMWKAFEEMEVLGLVPRGRRPRLVSVQAERCAPIVEAFEAGAKKAAAWESPRTYASGLRVPSPYGDALILQALYESQGTAVAVSDEDMARAQLELARGEGIFAAPEGGATLVAARRLAASGWIRPDERVVLFNTGSGLKYPNVPGLVVP
- a CDS encoding CocE/NonD family hydrolase, which gives rise to MNLAGAEANLSQEPKTGQAMTDWKRKIRITRFDRVVLGAGLLLVAAAGGLLWLSQMMVAPPRARLKDSVRPVIGITMREREPSGLEIRRVASPAREAGLRVGDRIVRIDDLRNPTMQQLVGHVREAEAGHRFAIEARRPAGDGESLVLVDLLADVRPVSPADEDLPYENVTFDGFGGLKLRGWYIPAPAGSGRSPAVAYGHGNAADRRQWLPAAAEVHEAGIAQLLFDFAGRGESDGEVISLGAHESADLRAALDWLAKRPDVDPRRLGLAGKSMGGVAAILAAADDPRVRALVLDSPFADLRQTVDRALEERHLPAAIVRPVVFKLAGFRANYDPDTVRPVEAIRRVKAPALLLHGTADTVIPASDAEAIRAAAAGPVTYLPLEGIDHNDTRPPEVWDRVAAYLKGSLGR